One window from the genome of Aquabacterium sp. A3 encodes:
- a CDS encoding response regulator transcription factor, with product MGTMPPLNVLIAEDHALLADALQMLLSTQPDMRCLGAVHDGEQALAQTLALQPDVLLLDLGLPRLDGLAVMGALRHAGSATRVLVVTARLDAASVRAALSLGATGYLPKDEDSGELLLALRRVAQGRRYISAHIAELFTPDGVAAPAASEAPALTPSEQVVLRLVGEGLTSREIGEQLAVAEATVRKHRENIRRKLGLRNSAEMAAYAIRVQAPGAPAT from the coding sequence ATGGGCACTATGCCACCCTTGAACGTGCTGATCGCCGAAGACCATGCCTTGCTGGCCGATGCCTTGCAGATGCTCTTGAGCACGCAGCCCGACATGCGTTGCCTGGGCGCGGTGCACGATGGCGAGCAGGCGCTGGCGCAGACGCTGGCCCTGCAGCCCGATGTGCTGCTGCTGGACCTGGGTTTGCCCCGGCTGGACGGGCTGGCGGTGATGGGGGCGCTGCGGCACGCCGGCTCTGCCACGCGGGTGCTGGTGGTGACGGCGCGGCTGGATGCGGCTTCGGTGCGCGCGGCCCTGAGCCTGGGCGCCACGGGGTACCTGCCCAAGGACGAAGACAGCGGCGAGTTGCTGCTGGCCTTGCGGCGTGTGGCCCAGGGGCGGCGCTACATCAGCGCGCACATCGCCGAGCTGTTCACACCGGACGGTGTGGCCGCGCCCGCCGCATCCGAGGCCCCGGCGCTGACGCCCAGCGAGCAGGTGGTGCTGCGCCTGGTGGGCGAGGGGCTGACCAGCCGTGAAATTGGCGAGCAACTGGCGGTGGCCGAGGCCACCGTGCGCAAGCACCGCGAAAACATCCGACGCAAGCTGGGGCTGCGCAACAGCGCCGAGATGGCGGCCTATGCCATCCGGGTGCAGGCCCCGGGAGCACCGGCGACCTGA
- a CDS encoding ornithine cyclodeaminase: MKRTHPLFLSVADVAALVRQQGLADTLAGLVHCLDDDFRRWPEFDKCPRVASHSPTGVIELMPIADARLHSFKFVNGHPGNVRLGLPTVMAFGALAEVNTGLPLLISELTLSTALRTAATSVLAARALARPDSRVMALIGNGAQSEFQALAFHHLMGIHTLRLYDVDPSATQRLVHHLERAAGPGLRVQVCASAAEAMQGADIVTTATADKRLATIVHAHMLAPGMHLNAIGGDCPGKTELAPQVLQAAQVFVEFEPQTRVEGDLQQMPPDFAVVELWRVLSGQHPGREQADQITVFDSVGFALEDFSTLRYLHGRAQALGLGQPLALLPHQRDPRDLFGLL, translated from the coding sequence ATGAAACGCACCCATCCACTGTTCCTGAGCGTGGCCGATGTGGCCGCGCTGGTGAGACAACAGGGTCTGGCCGACACCCTGGCCGGCCTGGTGCACTGCCTGGACGACGACTTCAGACGGTGGCCCGAGTTTGACAAGTGCCCGCGTGTGGCCAGCCACTCGCCCACGGGCGTGATCGAGCTGATGCCCATTGCCGACGCCCGCCTGCACAGCTTCAAGTTCGTCAACGGCCACCCCGGCAATGTGCGCCTGGGCCTGCCCACCGTGATGGCCTTTGGCGCCCTGGCCGAGGTGAACACCGGCCTGCCCCTGCTGATCAGCGAGCTCACCCTGAGCACGGCCTTGCGCACGGCGGCCACCTCGGTGCTGGCCGCGCGCGCGCTGGCGCGGCCCGACAGCCGGGTCATGGCCCTGATCGGCAACGGGGCGCAAAGCGAGTTTCAGGCCCTGGCGTTTCACCACCTCATGGGCATCCACACCCTGCGCCTGTACGACGTCGACCCCAGCGCCACGCAGCGCCTGGTGCACCACCTGGAGCGTGCGGCGGGGCCGGGCTTGCGTGTGCAGGTGTGCGCCAGCGCGGCCGAGGCCATGCAGGGCGCCGACATCGTCACCACCGCCACCGCCGACAAACGCCTGGCCACCATCGTGCATGCCCACATGCTGGCGCCAGGCATGCACCTCAACGCCATCGGTGGCGACTGCCCGGGCAAGACCGAGCTGGCGCCCCAGGTGCTGCAGGCCGCGCAGGTGTTTGTGGAGTTTGAGCCCCAAACCCGTGTGGAAGGCGATCTGCAACAGATGCCACCCGACTTTGCCGTGGTGGAGTTGTGGCGGGTGCTGAGCGGGCAGCACCCGGGCCGTGAGCAAGCCGATCAGATCACGGTGTTCGATTCGGTGGGGTTCGCGCTGGAAGACTTCAGCACCCTGCGCTACCTGCACGGCCGTGCACAGGCCCTGGGCCTGGGGCAGCCTCTGGCCCTGCTGCCGCATCAACGGGACCCCCGAGACCTGTTTGGGCTGTTGTGA
- a CDS encoding TonB-dependent receptor family protein — protein sequence MEWPDAPTAALATPLPEVTITITVTRQPQTAFEAGASVSVVTAAQARDALPNQPADWLARVPGVVALDRQNAAQDLQLSVRGFGSRASFGVRGVRLYEDGVPLSQPDGQGQTGTLDWWNVQSLEVLRGPMSVMYGNAAGGVIQVFSTPPAAQPEARTGLVVGEHGLWAAMVEGSGPVSDTLGVRVQASAGAADGQRQHSRYQREAWRARLQWQPSDDETLNLIARQVRIPEAQDPLGLTEAQWRDNPDQATAAALRYNTRKAIEQTQLSLQHEWRQGAQRWQWLVYGGQRVVTQFQSIPAPPDSTVQTQATHPGGVIDLKRRFVGADLRWQWQGEWLARPLNVLTGVSVDQLNETRRGFQNFVDEGATTVLGGLGVLGMKGALRRDERNTITQADPYVQAQWDVAPDWRLQAAWRQVNVRFESDDRYVVPGNGDDSGQRRWQAHTPVLGVLWRVRPDWHLHASVGRTFETPTFNEVAYRSVAGDETGLNTTLQAARGRQVELGSQWRWSRGGAFNLSVYEVRTRDEIAVARNSFGRSTFQNVGGTVRQGLEAGLDMAVWPEAATGLRLRSALGWTRARTTEDFTSTSAGVSTPVPAGQALPGIPRHTAWTELAWRPQPTGWHTALEWRHQGRLWANDVNDTAAPSSSRWGWRLGWRAVGSTGPTTAPHTWRIDALLRVDNLFDSQDVSSVIVNEGNRRYFEPAPGRAASVMVNLQRGW from the coding sequence GTGGAGTGGCCTGATGCGCCCACGGCCGCCCTGGCCACCCCCCTGCCCGAGGTCACCATCACCATCACCGTCACCCGCCAGCCGCAGACGGCCTTCGAGGCAGGCGCCTCGGTGAGCGTGGTGACGGCCGCACAAGCGCGTGACGCCCTGCCCAACCAGCCGGCCGACTGGCTGGCCCGGGTGCCCGGGGTGGTGGCACTGGACCGCCAGAACGCCGCGCAAGACCTGCAGTTGTCGGTGCGGGGCTTTGGCTCGCGCGCATCGTTCGGGGTGCGGGGTGTGCGCTTGTATGAAGACGGTGTGCCCCTGAGCCAGCCCGACGGCCAGGGCCAGACCGGCACGCTGGACTGGTGGAACGTGCAGAGCCTGGAGGTGCTGCGCGGGCCGATGTCGGTGATGTACGGCAATGCGGCGGGGGGTGTGATCCAGGTGTTCAGCACACCGCCGGCGGCGCAACCCGAGGCACGCACGGGCCTGGTGGTGGGCGAACATGGCCTGTGGGCCGCCATGGTGGAGGGCTCGGGCCCCGTCAGCGACACACTGGGGGTGCGCGTGCAGGCCAGCGCGGGCGCGGCCGATGGGCAACGGCAGCACAGCCGCTACCAGCGCGAGGCCTGGCGCGCACGGCTGCAGTGGCAACCCTCTGACGACGAAACGCTGAACCTGATCGCACGGCAGGTGCGCATCCCCGAGGCGCAAGACCCGCTGGGCCTGACCGAGGCCCAATGGCGCGACAACCCCGATCAGGCCACGGCCGCCGCGCTGCGCTACAACACGCGCAAGGCCATCGAACAAACGCAGCTGTCGCTGCAGCACGAGTGGCGCCAGGGCGCGCAGCGCTGGCAATGGCTGGTGTACGGCGGACAGCGCGTGGTGACGCAGTTCCAGTCCATCCCCGCGCCGCCCGACAGCACCGTGCAAACGCAGGCCACGCACCCCGGTGGCGTGATCGACCTGAAGCGGCGCTTTGTGGGGGCCGACCTGCGCTGGCAATGGCAAGGCGAGTGGCTGGCCAGGCCCTTGAACGTGCTGACAGGGGTGTCGGTGGACCAGTTGAATGAAACGCGCCGGGGCTTTCAGAACTTTGTGGATGAAGGCGCCACCACCGTGCTGGGCGGACTGGGCGTACTGGGAATGAAGGGCGCCCTGCGCCGCGATGAGCGCAACACCATCACCCAGGCCGACCCCTATGTGCAGGCGCAGTGGGACGTGGCACCCGACTGGCGGCTGCAGGCCGCCTGGCGACAGGTGAATGTGCGCTTTGAATCAGACGACCGCTATGTGGTGCCGGGCAATGGCGATGACAGTGGCCAACGCCGCTGGCAGGCCCACACCCCCGTGCTGGGCGTGTTGTGGCGCGTGCGGCCCGACTGGCACCTGCACGCCAGCGTGGGGCGCACCTTCGAGACGCCCACCTTCAACGAAGTGGCCTACCGCTCGGTGGCCGGTGATGAAACCGGGCTGAACACCACGCTGCAGGCCGCGCGCGGGCGCCAGGTGGAGCTGGGCAGCCAGTGGCGCTGGTCGCGCGGCGGCGCCTTCAACCTGAGCGTGTACGAGGTGCGCACCCGCGATGAGATTGCCGTGGCGCGCAACAGCTTTGGGCGCAGCACCTTCCAGAACGTGGGCGGCACGGTGCGCCAGGGCCTGGAGGCCGGGCTGGACATGGCGGTGTGGCCCGAGGCTGCGACGGGCCTGCGCCTGCGCAGCGCCCTGGGTTGGACACGCGCGCGCACCACCGAAGACTTCACCAGCACCTCGGCGGGTGTGAGCACGCCCGTGCCCGCTGGCCAGGCCTTGCCTGGCATCCCTCGGCACACGGCCTGGACCGAACTGGCATGGCGGCCCCAGCCCACCGGCTGGCACACCGCCCTGGAATGGCGCCACCAGGGCCGCCTGTGGGCCAACGATGTGAACGACACAGCGGCCCCCTCATCATCGCGCTGGGGCTGGCGACTGGGTTGGCGGGCGGTGGGCAGCACGGGGCCCACCACCGCGCCCCACACCTGGCGCATTGATGCGCTGCTGCGCGTCGACAACCTGTTCGACAGCCAGGACGTGAGCTCGGTCATCGTCAACGAGGGCAACCGGCGCTACTTCGAGCCGGCACCGGGGCGCGCGGCTTCGGTGATGGTGAACCTGCAGCGGGGCTGGTGA
- a CDS encoding DUF3830 family protein, translating to MPLIRITTAGRTFVARTHPEAPATVAAFLPLLPYRQKLIHVRWSGEGCWVPLGDFVLSHEGQPVGFENHTSHPSVGDVLFYPGGYSETEIIMAYGSCSFSSKLGQLAGNHFLTIVEGREHLREVGLKTLWEGAQDVCFELMEEPGHVPGAS from the coding sequence ATGCCCCTGATCCGCATCACCACCGCCGGCCGCACCTTCGTGGCCCGCACCCACCCCGAGGCGCCCGCCACCGTGGCCGCCTTCTTGCCACTGCTGCCCTACCGGCAAAAGCTCATCCACGTGCGCTGGAGCGGCGAGGGCTGCTGGGTGCCGCTGGGCGATTTTGTGCTGAGCCACGAGGGCCAGCCCGTGGGCTTCGAGAACCACACCAGCCACCCCTCGGTGGGCGATGTGCTGTTCTATCCTGGTGGCTACAGCGAAACCGAGATCATCATGGCCTACGGCAGTTGCAGCTTTTCCAGCAAGCTGGGGCAACTGGCGGGCAATCACTTTCTGACCATCGTTGAAGGCCGCGAGCACCTGCGCGAGGTGGGCCTGAAAACCCTGTGGGAAGGCGCACAGGACGTGTGTTTTGAGCTGATGGAGGAGCCCGGCCATGTCCCAGGCGCCAGCTGA
- a CDS encoding ABC transporter ATP-binding protein, with amino-acid sequence MTPAFIDLSDVTVRYGTDAQSTLALDRTNLRIAQGDFVALVGPSGCGKSTILKLVAGLLQPSSGGLLVGGRESPSTQQSGKTRIGLAFQNPTMLPWLSIRDNVMMPLKIVEPFRSEYGRKKRGEFAERAEALLAQVGLKGFGDKRPWQLSGGMLQRASLCRALIHEPQLLLLDEPFGALDSFTREELWALTQQLWMDKQPTVLLVTHDLREAAYLATRICVMSARPGRILEDRAVPFERPRTLAMSYAPEVSGLVQELRQCIADARTNADLADQANTSPDPQRKAA; translated from the coding sequence ATGACCCCCGCTTTCATTGACCTGAGCGACGTGACCGTGCGTTACGGCACCGATGCCCAGAGCACCCTGGCCCTGGACCGCACCAACCTGCGCATTGCCCAGGGCGACTTCGTGGCCCTGGTGGGCCCCAGCGGCTGCGGCAAGTCCACCATCTTGAAGCTGGTGGCGGGGCTCTTGCAGCCCAGCTCGGGTGGCTTGCTGGTGGGCGGGCGTGAAAGCCCCAGCACCCAGCAATCGGGCAAGACCCGCATTGGCCTGGCCTTTCAAAACCCGACGATGCTGCCCTGGCTGAGCATCCGCGACAACGTGATGATGCCGCTGAAGATCGTGGAGCCGTTTCGCAGCGAGTACGGCCGCAAGAAGCGCGGCGAGTTTGCCGAACGGGCCGAGGCGCTGCTGGCCCAGGTGGGCCTCAAGGGCTTTGGCGACAAGCGGCCCTGGCAGCTCTCGGGCGGCATGCTGCAGCGTGCCTCGCTGTGTCGCGCCCTGATCCACGAACCACAGCTGCTGCTGCTCGATGAGCCCTTTGGCGCGCTGGATTCGTTCACCCGCGAAGAGCTGTGGGCGCTGACCCAGCAGTTGTGGATGGACAAGCAGCCCACGGTGCTGCTGGTGACGCACGACCTGCGCGAGGCGGCCTACCTGGCCACGCGCATCTGCGTGATGAGCGCCCGCCCCGGCCGCATCCTGGAAGACCGTGCCGTGCCGTTTGAGCGCCCCCGCACGCTGGCCATGAGCTACGCCCCCGAGGTGTCGGGCCTGGTGCAGGAGCTGCGCCAGTGCATTGCCGATGCGCGCACGAACGCCGACCTGGCCGATCAAGCCAACACCAGCCCCGACCCGCAAAGGAAAGCCGCATGA
- a CDS encoding ABC transporter permease — MSAPNRMMSAQARQRLMSATALVGFFVLWELACVATGVSDLVLPRPSQILQVLIDKLPLLWPHTVQTLYTTLAGFALGVLIGIVLGLLIGSSKTAYDVAYPLLVGFSSIPKVAVVPIFVVWFGSGTVPAILTSMVICIFPVVVNVATGLASTEPELEDVLRVLGAKKRDILWNVALPRAMPYLFASLKIAITLAFVGTVLAETVAANKGIGTVMMIASGNFDVPMVFAGLLILAVLGVMLYTLSSLLERRVTGWAQRKTDLGMA, encoded by the coding sequence ATGAGCGCCCCCAACCGAATGATGTCGGCCCAGGCGCGTCAACGCCTGATGTCGGCCACCGCCCTGGTGGGCTTTTTTGTGCTGTGGGAGCTGGCCTGCGTGGCCACGGGCGTGTCCGACCTGGTGCTGCCCCGCCCCAGCCAGATCCTGCAGGTGCTGATCGACAAGCTGCCGCTGCTGTGGCCGCACACGGTGCAAACGCTCTACACCACCCTGGCGGGCTTTGCCCTGGGCGTGCTCATCGGCATCGTGCTGGGCCTGTTGATCGGCTCGTCCAAAACCGCCTATGACGTGGCCTACCCGCTGCTGGTGGGGTTCTCCAGCATCCCCAAGGTGGCCGTGGTGCCCATCTTCGTGGTGTGGTTCGGGTCGGGCACGGTGCCGGCCATCCTCACGTCGATGGTGATCTGCATCTTCCCGGTGGTGGTGAACGTGGCCACCGGCCTGGCCAGCACCGAACCCGAACTGGAAGACGTGCTGCGCGTGCTGGGCGCCAAGAAGCGCGACATCTTGTGGAACGTGGCCTTGCCGCGCGCCATGCCTTACCTGTTTGCCTCGTTGAAGATCGCCATCACGCTGGCCTTTGTGGGCACGGTGCTGGCGGAAACGGTGGCGGCCAACAAAGGCATCGGCACGGTGATGATGATCGCCAGCGGCAACTTCGATGTGCCCATGGTGTTTGCAGGGCTGTTGATCCTGGCGGTGTTGGGTGTGATGCTGTACACCTTATCGTCGCTGCTGGAGCGACGCGTGACGGGCTGGGCCCAACGCAAAACCGACCTGGGAATGGCATGA
- a CDS encoding amidohydrolase family protein: MSQAPADVHGTPPRLLIRGGLVLSEADAPATHADILIEDGQVAALGAPGQFDTLDDVALLNAHDRLVMPAWANGHTHAHGGLGRGAVDDVRLEGFLAAAPAINGQRGWQDMALSATLTAVELLKKGCTALFDMSSEFPLPTVGGLHAVARAYEAVGIRAVVAPMMADRTLYQAFPALLDDMPPPLQSAAAQARAADATACLAAVRAAAQDWPFDPGRIRLGIAPTIPLFCSDDFMRGCADLSAEFHLPMQIHLAESRLQAVQGQARYGRSLVAHMETLGLLSPRLSVAHAIWIDDDDIDRLARAGVTAVHNPLSNLRLGSGVAAIRRMKARGLRVALGTDGANTSDTQNLFEAARLAAYLSRIIEPNEREWITAGEAWEMGTTHSAHALGWGERLGRLAPGFEADLVLLDLSKPIYVPLRHAMRQLVHGENGAAVSHVLVGGRVVVENDRLLTLDETALRQQAEEAAARLDALNTEGRHLAQAMRPWIGAFCCGVARGVA; encoded by the coding sequence ATGTCCCAGGCGCCAGCTGACGTGCATGGAACACCACCGCGCCTGTTGATACGCGGTGGCTTGGTGCTGAGCGAGGCCGATGCCCCGGCCACCCACGCCGACATCCTGATCGAAGACGGCCAGGTGGCCGCACTGGGGGCGCCCGGCCAGTTCGACACGCTGGACGACGTGGCCCTGCTGAACGCGCACGACCGCCTGGTGATGCCAGCCTGGGCCAACGGCCACACCCACGCCCATGGCGGCCTGGGGCGCGGCGCGGTGGACGATGTGCGGCTGGAGGGCTTTCTGGCGGCCGCGCCGGCCATCAATGGCCAACGGGGCTGGCAGGACATGGCCCTGAGCGCCACCCTGACAGCGGTGGAGCTGCTCAAGAAAGGCTGCACCGCGCTGTTCGACATGAGCAGCGAGTTCCCGCTGCCCACGGTGGGTGGCCTGCATGCCGTGGCCCGCGCCTACGAGGCCGTGGGCATCCGCGCCGTGGTGGCCCCCATGATGGCCGACCGCACGCTGTACCAGGCCTTTCCGGCGCTGCTGGACGACATGCCCCCGCCACTGCAATCGGCTGCTGCCCAGGCCCGTGCGGCCGACGCGACCGCCTGCCTGGCCGCCGTGCGCGCCGCCGCACAAGACTGGCCCTTTGACCCGGGCCGCATCCGCCTGGGCATCGCGCCCACCATCCCGCTGTTTTGCTCGGATGACTTCATGCGGGGCTGCGCCGACTTGTCGGCCGAATTCCATCTGCCCATGCAGATCCACCTGGCCGAAAGCCGCTTGCAGGCCGTGCAGGGCCAGGCACGTTACGGCCGCAGCCTGGTGGCCCACATGGAGACCCTGGGCCTGCTGAGCCCGCGGTTGAGCGTGGCCCACGCCATCTGGATCGACGACGACGACATCGACCGCCTGGCCCGCGCCGGGGTGACGGCCGTGCACAACCCCTTGAGCAACCTGCGCCTGGGCTCGGGCGTGGCGGCCATCCGGCGCATGAAGGCGCGGGGCCTGCGTGTGGCCCTGGGCACCGACGGGGCCAACACCTCGGACACGCAAAACCTGTTTGAAGCGGCGCGGCTGGCGGCCTACCTGTCGCGCATCATCGAGCCCAACGAGCGCGAGTGGATCACGGCCGGCGAGGCCTGGGAGATGGGCACCACACACAGCGCCCACGCCCTGGGCTGGGGCGAGCGCCTGGGCCGCCTGGCCCCGGGGTTTGAGGCCGACCTGGTGCTGCTGGACCTCTCCAAGCCCATTTACGTGCCCTTGCGCCACGCCATGCGACAACTGGTGCACGGCGAGAACGGCGCGGCCGTGAGCCACGTGCTGGTGGGCGGCCGCGTGGTGGTGGAAAACGACCGCCTGCTGACGCTGGACGAAACCGCACTGCGCCAACAGGCCGAAGAAGCCGCCGCCCGCCTGGATGCGCTCAACACCGAAGGCCGTCACCTGGCCCAGGCCATGCGGCCGTGGATCGGGGCATTTTGTTGCGGGGTGGCGCGTGGAGTGGCCTGA
- a CDS encoding LOG family protein, whose protein sequence is MSEHTTSTGTLRSVAVFCGSNFGVSEAYAEAARTLGTLMAQQGITLVYGGTNKGLMGVVADAVLDAGGEAIGIINQRLHDRGHLHPRLVRHEVQPHMRARKARMAELADAFIALPGGLGTLEELFEVATLTQLGDHSKACAALNTRGFYEPMRQMLAQAATEGFLKPEHRDMVLIDSDPATLLEGLRQWQAPTVSKWIGQPGS, encoded by the coding sequence ATGAGTGAACACACGACAAGCACCGGCACGCTGCGCAGCGTGGCCGTGTTCTGCGGCTCGAACTTTGGCGTGAGCGAGGCCTATGCCGAGGCGGCCCGCACCCTGGGCACGCTGATGGCGCAGCAGGGCATCACGCTGGTCTATGGCGGCACCAACAAGGGCCTGATGGGCGTGGTGGCCGATGCCGTGCTGGACGCCGGCGGCGAGGCCATCGGCATCATCAACCAGCGCCTGCACGACCGGGGGCACCTGCACCCCCGCCTGGTGCGCCACGAGGTGCAGCCCCACATGCGCGCCCGCAAGGCCCGCATGGCCGAGCTGGCCGACGCCTTCATCGCCCTGCCGGGTGGCCTGGGCACGCTGGAAGAGCTGTTTGAGGTGGCCACCCTGACGCAACTGGGCGACCACAGCAAAGCCTGCGCTGCGCTGAACACGCGGGGCTTTTACGAGCCCATGCGCCAGATGCTGGCGCAAGCCGCCACCGAGGGCTTTCTGAAGCCCGAGCACCGCGACATGGTGCTGATCGACAGCGACCCCGCCACCCTGCTGGAGGGCTTGCGCCAATGGCAGGCCCCCACCGTGAGCAAGTGGATCGGCCAACCCGGTTCATGA
- a CDS encoding sensor histidine kinase, with protein MSVPSDSAPPPDLATYERQAFGRYFAFDLHFPLAPVILLTLVCAWLMHGRVANGLIAAWLGFSAVANLAREAFMWHTRPRLETHQRHGLILTVYTWSSLASGLTWGAFAWLYLDPAQPLTQLVVGSIVAGLVGVSVTPLSIHLPAFYTFVLPMLASYIVLMLRVGGAEQFTLAGMAVVYLGAMANYAHATHRVHRETIRLRFENQRLIGDLTQRKAEAENAARIKGLFLAGVSHDLKQPVRAISLYTGFLHRSDLQAMGEARLRDTVRKIDAAAGAIHSQISRLLELSRLESGAAPVHLGELDLTEQLHRMVELAGPDAQARGIELAVRTGPALHLTTDVRMLDSIVQNLLGNALKHAQATRVLVAVRRRRTGLRIEVRDNGQGIAPERLPQLFEAYRSFDDRHAGGDSHGLGLAIVRAQAGYLGAHITVRSAPGRGSVFALEGLG; from the coding sequence ATGTCTGTCCCCAGCGATTCCGCCCCACCACCTGATCTGGCCACCTACGAGCGCCAGGCCTTTGGCCGCTACTTCGCGTTCGACCTGCACTTTCCGCTGGCGCCGGTGATCCTGCTCACCCTGGTGTGCGCCTGGTTGATGCATGGTCGCGTGGCCAATGGCCTGATCGCGGCCTGGCTTGGCTTCAGCGCGGTGGCCAACCTGGCGCGCGAGGCCTTCATGTGGCACACGCGCCCACGGCTCGAAACCCACCAGCGCCACGGACTGATCCTGACCGTCTACACCTGGTCGTCGCTGGCCTCTGGCCTCACCTGGGGCGCCTTCGCCTGGCTCTACCTTGATCCTGCCCAGCCACTCACTCAACTGGTGGTGGGCTCCATCGTGGCGGGTCTGGTGGGCGTGTCGGTCACGCCGCTGTCCATCCACCTGCCGGCTTTCTACACCTTCGTGCTGCCCATGCTGGCGTCCTACATCGTGCTGATGCTGCGGGTTGGTGGCGCCGAGCAGTTCACGCTGGCCGGCATGGCGGTGGTGTACCTGGGCGCCATGGCCAACTATGCCCACGCCACCCACCGCGTGCACCGCGAAACCATCCGCCTGCGCTTTGAAAACCAGCGGCTCATCGGTGACCTCACCCAGCGCAAGGCCGAGGCCGAAAACGCCGCACGCATCAAAGGCCTGTTCCTGGCGGGCGTCAGCCACGACCTCAAGCAGCCGGTGCGCGCCATCAGCCTGTACACCGGTTTTCTGCACCGCAGCGACCTGCAGGCCATGGGCGAAGCGCGCCTGCGCGACACGGTGCGCAAGATCGACGCGGCGGCCGGCGCCATCCACAGCCAGATCAGCAGGCTGCTGGAGCTGTCACGGCTGGAGTCGGGCGCGGCCCCCGTGCACCTCGGCGAGCTGGATCTGACCGAGCAACTGCACCGCATGGTCGAGCTGGCCGGCCCCGACGCCCAGGCGCGCGGCATCGAGCTGGCCGTGCGCACCGGGCCAGCCCTGCACCTCACCACCGATGTGCGCATGCTGGACTCCATCGTGCAGAACCTGCTGGGCAACGCCCTCAAGCATGCGCAGGCCACGCGCGTGCTGGTGGCGGTGCGACGGCGGCGCACCGGCTTGCGCATCGAGGTGCGCGACAACGGGCAGGGCATCGCACCGGAGCGCCTGCCCCAGCTGTTCGAGGCTTACCGCAGCTTTGACGACCGCCATGCCGGTGGTGACAGCCATGGCCTGGGCCTGGCCATCGTGCGTGCGCAGGCCGGTTACCTGGGCGCGCACATCACCGTGCGCAGTGCGCCGGGCCGGGGCAGTGTGTTTGCGCTGGAGGGCCTGGGCTGA